A part of Aegilops tauschii subsp. strangulata cultivar AL8/78 chromosome 2, Aet v6.0, whole genome shotgun sequence genomic DNA contains:
- the LOC120974534 gene encoding uncharacterized protein has translation MNQALAKKDLDLAAARKAAEEKTALAEQKLALVGKLEEENTKLKTALDEANKEATRLKKDKRALTDKIEDIARKRDELENYLGGLAKKLFVMLEEFCQNFEEETGRIGTSLDPILSPVKDEAAMNVLQLESRVAGVVDYLARLKVLVSRIDTSLWPRATLQNDLESLMARLNEVPGRVQEWKKSSA, from the exons ATGAACCAGGCTCTGGCGAAGAAggatctggaccttgcagctgCGCGGAAGGCAGCAGAAGAGAAAACCGCACTCGCTGAGCAGAAGCTTGCTTTAGTCGGTAAACTGGAGGAAGAGAACACCAAGCTGAAGACTGCCCTGGATGAAGCCAACAAGGAAGCGACTcgtctgaagaaggacaagagggCCCTGACCGACAAGATAGAAGACATCGCCCGCAAGAGAGATGAACTAGAGAATTATCTGGGAGGACTTGCCAAGAAGTTATTCGTTATGCTTGAAG AATTTTGCCAGAATttcgaggaagagactgggcgaattgggacaagcttggaccccatcctctctcctgttaaggacgaagctgccatgaacgtgctccaACTGGAATCTCGTGTCGCTGGTGTTGTCGACTACCTTGCTCGTCTGAAAGTTTTGGTGTCGCGAATCGACACATCACTCTGGCCAAGGGCGACGCTCcaaaatgacctcgagtctctgatggctcgactcAATGAAGTCCCTGgtcgagtgcaggaatggaagaagtcttcagCTTGA